The Prochlorothrix hollandica PCC 9006 = CALU 1027 genome includes a region encoding these proteins:
- a CDS encoding alpha-2-macroglobulin family protein — MEFKPDRPKRPRFRRPRSFSSVLHRWVLHRWVLPQFGGPRSPRRPWGAHPPSLRIPPVRRFGLFFSLSLVCTLILAACQPGSSNRISSITPPVISQEALPWVAALPDPLLPDWITAITPQGQAEPLAQIRVTFQEPLIPLEQLGSDDQQDVLQHFRLDPPLGGQFRLLTPRMVGWQGDQALPLATRLRITLTAGLGDLGDHRLDQDLAWTVETPGIKLSDLPQTEPEEDGQRPQYLDREPTLSLRSNVPLRVSSLQNHAHLQGSDGSTVALDIALDPEAETRNQDSAAAQYDPAQAQWRYLLSPQQPLALATAYTLTLDPGLEPAGGNLVSTDTYRSNVSTYSPLRFEELGSFGQPDGFSAAGRFEAGGPELRFNNGLDRESIAPNLSLDPPALADLVLVQAYDGDPSFRLNPWALVPGQRYHITLGGNLKDEYGQTLGEPVTLTYTPSDAVPDLWAPEGLSIFPAGQAIALQVSSINLDQGYRAVTRVLSPQDVINLDVDYPQDQADELLPPVAQWNRVDPQGDRNQPQDTTLPLAQVLGQNTGVLAYGIQGQTYQYEQDGALQWREPSFYGVAQLTNLGLFAQWFPGSGLVRVHHLDTGKAAAGVAVQVYGSDRSAPLQSTPPPCATGRSDATGTVAFSGPELEGCYRSAQALEDYPGAGPSLVVIAQEGQDWAFTHTPPDSGSSGFGTYTAWDGGQVLPRGVIFSDRQLYQPGESAWFTVTTQQLVGGQLRLDDQPYAVTVTDPDGTDIVLGERSPNAYGSLSLKWALPPDQALGFYQVRAEPVDSAADSAPILYGDFQVAAFKPPNFALDLTLGAGSGDGAGDGAGDGAGGEEGSAVTAQAGDSVVAQVAGRYLFGAPLQGGQVQYTVTRRPLEDFAPPGWEGYHFGRRWFWPEEPPAVTSEVLQTKAVLDDQGQGSQGVTVAADLPFAMAYRVDAEVQDVSNLAVASSQTFTALPSDRLIGIRHPFVATAGEDLTVEVMVTDAQGQPQGGDGVTVTLERMDYSFARRLLAGSESDRNQVDYVAVGTGTVRSATTAQTVTLTAPEPGAYRIRANFSKNQGKTPENATATATDSQLWVTGSGSVFWGQRDRDRLRLTLDKDTYQVGDRATALIESPYDQGELYAAVVRDRPLWQQVTSVEGGAPQIQFEITPDMIPNAALEVVLVRQGESLDQVAPGSVSDLVRIGFQPFSLDRSPHYLQVEIQPQAPTPTPGSSQTLTIRLSDDQGQPQAGQVTLMVVNEAVLQLTGYRPPDLVETVYGDQPITTRFNDNRFDVVLESPASPLEKGWGFGGGFGGSSADTRPRSQFRPLAYFNPALETDGQGQAQVTFDLPDDLTTWRVMAVAIAPQSPPAGSVNPAPNPAPWRFGTGDTTFVTTLPLMANPLLPQFVRSGDVLTLGVAVTNSGDRGGKGQLNLSLDQPLQLDQFRNKQQRRTQETFNPGTQAFRFPVQVQPWGDDSPKTAQIQFEVALGSDRDTVTLALPLRQQTVTEQVVATGVSATRVTLPLAKGKGVDSRLGGLDLSLASTLIPEITAPAAVTLGGDRLPLLEPIASQLSIAANLQILGQRSGQTFPAFDPPAQAAAALQALAPLQRSDGGFALWPGADRSDPFVTPYVAESLAQAQAAGLAVSPDLLRTLRPYLDGLLKDPGKYDVCGNDRCKAQLRLDALTALAALGDTRQDFLDSILQQEAHLDPVSRLRLARYLGLLSNWRSQAADLRAELQELTTASARSAVLNVPALWSWLQSPPVLQAQALQLFTTAARGSGANPAGDPVADQVANQDLRDRLLQGLLDLRRDGHWGCSYDNAQALQALVAYAATADPQAQIQVQVNLDRRSLLDTQLSPSQPTASLTLPQADLPTGTSDLVLEPSGGDLHYLTAYRYRPQGQQPGRYNGIRVTRQIRPAGADTVLASQGLQGTEIPLKVQAGQVFDIGLEVISDRPINHLLITDPLPAGFEAVNTSFRTSNPSVQARSDSWELSYEQLYGDRVLAYGQSLDAGVYELHYLVRSVTPGTFHWPGAEAHLQYAPEEFGRTVSSTLIVQD, encoded by the coding sequence ATGGAATTTAAACCCGATCGCCCCAAAAGACCCCGTTTTCGCCGTCCACGTTCCTTTAGTTCGGTTCTGCATCGGTGGGTTCTGCATCGGTGGGTTCTGCCTCAGTTCGGGGGACCGCGATCGCCCCGTCGCCCCTGGGGTGCCCATCCCCCATCCCTCCGGATTCCGCCCGTTCGACGCTTTGGTCTCTTCTTCAGCCTCAGCCTTGTCTGTACCCTGATCCTAGCCGCCTGCCAACCGGGCAGCAGCAACCGCATCAGCAGCATCACCCCCCCCGTCATTAGCCAAGAAGCCCTGCCCTGGGTAGCCGCCCTCCCTGATCCCCTCCTGCCCGACTGGATCACCGCCATCACCCCCCAGGGCCAAGCCGAACCCCTGGCTCAAATCCGGGTGACCTTTCAAGAACCCCTAATTCCCCTGGAGCAACTGGGCAGCGACGATCAGCAGGACGTATTGCAACACTTTCGCCTCGATCCCCCCCTAGGGGGGCAATTTCGCCTGTTAACCCCCCGCATGGTGGGCTGGCAGGGGGACCAAGCCTTGCCCTTAGCCACCCGGCTGCGCATCACCCTCACCGCCGGCTTAGGGGATTTGGGGGATCATCGCCTCGATCAAGACCTGGCCTGGACCGTGGAAACCCCCGGCATCAAACTGTCGGATCTGCCTCAGACCGAGCCGGAGGAAGACGGGCAGCGACCCCAATATCTCGATCGGGAACCCACCTTAAGCCTGCGCTCCAACGTGCCCCTGCGGGTATCCTCCCTCCAGAACCATGCCCACCTCCAAGGGTCTGATGGCAGCACTGTGGCCCTAGACATTGCCCTGGATCCCGAAGCCGAAACCCGCAATCAGGACTCCGCCGCCGCCCAGTACGATCCAGCCCAAGCCCAGTGGCGCTATCTCCTCAGCCCCCAACAGCCCCTAGCCCTGGCCACCGCCTACACCCTGACCCTAGATCCCGGCCTGGAGCCAGCGGGGGGCAACCTGGTCAGCACCGATACCTACCGCAGCAACGTCAGCACCTATAGCCCCCTCAGGTTTGAGGAACTGGGCAGCTTTGGGCAACCGGATGGGTTTTCAGCGGCGGGCCGCTTCGAGGCGGGGGGACCGGAACTGCGGTTTAATAACGGCCTCGATCGCGAGTCCATTGCCCCCAATCTCAGCCTGGATCCCCCCGCCCTAGCGGATCTGGTCCTGGTGCAAGCCTATGACGGCGATCCCAGTTTTCGCCTCAACCCCTGGGCCTTGGTCCCCGGCCAGCGCTACCACATCACCCTGGGGGGCAACCTCAAGGACGAGTATGGCCAAACCCTGGGGGAACCAGTGACCCTGACCTATACCCCCAGCGATGCCGTGCCCGATCTGTGGGCACCGGAGGGGTTAAGCATTTTCCCAGCGGGCCAAGCCATCGCCCTCCAGGTGTCCAGCATTAACCTAGATCAGGGCTACCGGGCGGTAACGCGGGTGTTGTCGCCCCAGGATGTCATTAACCTGGATGTGGACTATCCCCAGGATCAGGCCGATGAACTGTTGCCCCCAGTGGCCCAATGGAACCGGGTCGATCCCCAGGGCGATCGCAACCAACCCCAAGACACCACCCTGCCCCTGGCCCAGGTTTTGGGTCAAAACACCGGGGTTTTAGCCTATGGCATCCAGGGCCAAACCTATCAGTATGAACAGGATGGAGCCTTGCAATGGCGGGAACCCAGCTTTTATGGGGTGGCCCAGTTAACCAATTTGGGACTGTTTGCCCAATGGTTCCCCGGTTCCGGGTTGGTGCGGGTTCACCACTTGGATACGGGCAAGGCAGCGGCAGGGGTGGCAGTGCAGGTCTATGGGTCCGATCGCAGTGCCCCGCTCCAGTCCACCCCGCCCCCCTGTGCCACGGGTCGCAGTGATGCCACGGGGACGGTGGCGTTTTCAGGGCCAGAATTAGAAGGCTGTTACCGCAGCGCCCAAGCCTTGGAGGATTACCCAGGGGCGGGACCCTCCTTGGTGGTCATCGCCCAAGAAGGGCAGGACTGGGCCTTTACCCACACCCCCCCCGACAGCGGCTCCTCTGGCTTCGGCACCTATACCGCCTGGGATGGGGGTCAGGTGTTGCCCCGGGGGGTGATTTTTTCCGATCGCCAGCTCTATCAACCGGGGGAAAGTGCCTGGTTTACGGTGACCACCCAGCAACTGGTGGGGGGACAATTGCGCCTGGATGACCAGCCCTACGCGGTGACGGTGACGGATCCCGATGGCACCGATATCGTCCTGGGGGAACGCAGCCCCAATGCCTATGGCAGTCTCAGCCTCAAATGGGCACTGCCCCCGGATCAAGCCCTGGGGTTCTATCAGGTGCGGGCGGAACCGGTGGACTCGGCGGCGGACAGTGCCCCCATCCTCTATGGGGATTTCCAGGTGGCGGCCTTTAAGCCCCCCAATTTTGCCCTGGATCTGACCCTGGGGGCAGGCTCTGGGGATGGTGCTGGGGATGGTGCTGGGGATGGTGCTGGAGGCGAGGAAGGGTCAGCCGTGACGGCCCAGGCGGGGGACTCCGTGGTGGCCCAGGTGGCAGGCCGCTATTTATTTGGGGCACCGCTCCAGGGGGGCCAGGTGCAATACACGGTGACCCGTCGCCCCTTGGAGGACTTCGCCCCTCCGGGCTGGGAGGGCTACCACTTTGGCCGTCGCTGGTTTTGGCCAGAAGAACCCCCAGCGGTCACCTCCGAAGTCCTGCAAACCAAGGCGGTGCTGGATGACCAGGGCCAAGGCAGTCAGGGGGTGACCGTGGCGGCGGATCTGCCCTTTGCCATGGCCTACCGGGTCGATGCGGAGGTGCAGGATGTGTCCAATTTGGCAGTGGCCAGCAGCCAAACCTTTACGGCCCTCCCCAGCGATCGCCTGATCGGCATCCGTCATCCCTTTGTGGCGACAGCGGGGGAAGACCTGACGGTGGAGGTGATGGTAACCGATGCCCAGGGCCAGCCCCAGGGGGGAGACGGGGTGACCGTGACCCTGGAGCGCATGGACTATAGTTTTGCGCGGCGACTGTTGGCGGGCAGCGAGAGCGATCGCAACCAAGTGGACTATGTGGCGGTGGGGACTGGGACCGTGCGATCGGCCACCACCGCCCAAACCGTAACCCTGACGGCTCCAGAGCCGGGGGCATACCGCATTCGGGCTAATTTCAGCAAAAACCAGGGCAAAACCCCAGAAAATGCCACCGCCACCGCCACCGATAGCCAACTGTGGGTGACCGGCTCTGGCTCAGTGTTTTGGGGACAGCGGGACCGCGATCGCCTGCGCCTTACCCTAGACAAGGACACCTACCAGGTGGGGGATCGGGCCACTGCCTTGATCGAGTCCCCCTATGACCAGGGGGAACTATACGCCGCAGTGGTGCGGGATCGACCCCTCTGGCAACAGGTGACCTCGGTGGAGGGGGGTGCCCCCCAAATCCAGTTTGAGATCACCCCGGACATGATCCCCAACGCAGCCCTAGAGGTGGTCTTAGTGCGCCAAGGGGAGAGCCTGGATCAGGTGGCACCGGGGAGCGTGTCGGACTTAGTGCGCATTGGTTTCCAGCCCTTTAGCTTGGATCGATCGCCCCACTATCTCCAGGTGGAGATCCAGCCCCAAGCTCCCACCCCTACACCGGGCAGCAGCCAAACCCTCACCATCCGCCTCAGCGATGACCAGGGCCAACCCCAGGCGGGCCAGGTGACCCTGATGGTGGTCAATGAGGCGGTGCTGCAACTGACGGGCTACCGACCCCCGGATCTGGTGGAGACGGTCTATGGAGACCAACCGATCACCACCCGGTTCAATGACAACCGCTTTGATGTGGTGCTGGAAAGCCCCGCCTCGCCCCTGGAAAAAGGGTGGGGTTTTGGGGGCGGTTTTGGGGGCAGCAGTGCCGATACCCGACCCCGCAGCCAGTTCCGGCCCCTCGCCTATTTCAACCCCGCCCTGGAAACCGATGGCCAGGGTCAGGCCCAGGTGACCTTTGATCTCCCTGATGATCTGACCACCTGGCGGGTGATGGCGGTGGCCATTGCGCCCCAATCCCCGCCCGCTGGCAGCGTCAACCCGGCTCCTAATCCAGCCCCGTGGCGGTTTGGCACCGGGGACACCACCTTTGTCACCACCCTGCCCCTGATGGCCAATCCCCTCTTGCCCCAATTTGTGCGATCGGGGGATGTGCTGACCCTGGGGGTGGCGGTGACCAACAGCGGCGATCGCGGGGGCAAAGGCCAGCTTAATCTCAGCCTGGATCAGCCCCTGCAACTGGATCAGTTCCGTAATAAGCAGCAACGCAGAACCCAGGAAACCTTCAATCCCGGCACCCAAGCCTTCCGGTTTCCGGTGCAGGTGCAACCCTGGGGCGATGACAGCCCTAAAACGGCTCAGATCCAGTTTGAAGTGGCCCTAGGGTCCGATCGGGACACAGTGACCCTGGCCCTGCCCCTGCGGCAACAGACGGTGACGGAACAGGTGGTGGCAACGGGGGTGAGCGCCACCCGGGTCACCCTACCCCTAGCCAAAGGAAAGGGGGTAGATAGCCGCCTGGGGGGATTGGATCTATCCCTGGCCAGCACCTTGATCCCTGAAATTACGGCCCCGGCAGCGGTGACCCTGGGGGGCGATCGTCTGCCCCTGTTGGAACCGATCGCCAGCCAGTTAAGCATCGCCGCCAATCTCCAGATCCTAGGGCAGCGATCGGGCCAAACCTTCCCCGCCTTTGATCCCCCGGCACAAGCCGCCGCCGCCCTCCAGGCACTGGCTCCCCTCCAGCGATCCGATGGGGGCTTTGCCCTCTGGCCAGGAGCGGACCGGTCCGATCCCTTCGTCACCCCCTATGTGGCGGAAAGCCTAGCCCAGGCCCAGGCCGCAGGGTTGGCCGTTAGCCCCGATCTGCTGCGGACCCTGCGCCCCTATTTGGATGGATTGCTCAAGGATCCCGGTAAGTATGATGTCTGCGGCAACGATCGCTGCAAAGCCCAACTGCGCCTCGATGCCCTCACGGCCCTAGCCGCCCTGGGGGACACCCGCCAGGATTTCCTCGACAGCATTCTCCAGCAAGAGGCCCACCTCGATCCCGTCAGTCGCCTGCGCCTTGCCCGCTACCTGGGCCTGCTGTCCAACTGGCGCAGTCAAGCCGCCGATCTGCGGGCTGAACTCCAGGAACTGACCACCGCCAGCGCCCGCAGTGCTGTCCTCAATGTGCCTGCCCTCTGGTCTTGGCTCCAGTCTCCTCCGGTGTTGCAAGCCCAAGCCCTGCAACTGTTCACCACCGCTGCCCGAGGTTCAGGGGCGAATCCAGCAGGGGATCCAGTAGCGGATCAAGTGGCGAATCAAGACTTGCGCGATCGCCTGCTCCAGGGATTGCTAGATCTGCGGCGGGATGGCCATTGGGGCTGTTCCTATGACAACGCCCAAGCCCTCCAAGCCCTGGTGGCCTACGCTGCCACGGCGGATCCCCAGGCCCAAATCCAGGTGCAGGTGAACCTCGATCGCCGCTCCCTCCTGGACACCCAACTCAGCCCCAGTCAACCCACCGCCAGCCTGACGCTGCCCCAGGCCGATCTGCCCACCGGCACCAGCGATCTGGTGCTGGAACCCAGCGGGGGGGATCTCCATTACCTGACGGCTTACCGCTACCGTCCCCAGGGCCAACAACCGGGCCGCTACAACGGCATCCGCGTCACCCGCCAGATCCGCCCCGCCGGTGCCGATACGGTGCTGGCCAGCCAGGGACTCCAGGGAACCGAGATCCCGCTAAAGGTGCAGGCGGGCCAAGTGTTTGACATTGGGCTGGAGGTGATTAGCGATCGCCCCATCAACCATCTGCTGATCACCGATCCCCTCCCGGCGGGCTTCGAGGCGGTCAATACCAGTTTCCGCACCAGCAATCCCAGTGTCCAGGCCCGCAGTGATAGCTGGGAACTGAGCTATGAACAGCTCTATGGCGATCGGGTGTTGGCCTATGGTCAATCCCTGGATGCGGGGGTCTATGAGTTGCATTATTTGGTGCGATCGGTGACTCCCGGCACGTTCCACTGGCCCGGTGCCGAAGCCCACTTACAATACGCCCCGGAGGAGTTTGGCCGCACTGTGTCCAGCACTCTGATCGTCCAGGACTAG
- a CDS encoding IS1634 family transposase — protein MNLKEQEIDVKDIDHLGIIAGIMDEMDLVGLIDQLIPPHSLEKISVGIAVKAMVLNCMGFLTSPFYLFSQFFEGKAVEHLLGEGIKAEHLNESRLGRTLDEIFKYGVSQLFVQIVMVAVKVFGVEITSGHADTTSLSVEGEYKDGVLREAEEEEGEEGEKGEKGDKAEEDDGLKPIKVKEGYSRDHRPDLKQIMMGLVTNGAEGIPLMMAVRDGNEADGKHLHWIMKQFIKLWDGNQMNFFVMDSAGYTPDNVKTDWGMMNWIVRVPATIKEAKKWLQGSKEQEFVEDQNDKRYKLLSVTSDYLGITQRWFIVQSEPRRKEDLKKLERDIAKEKERKLKEFAQATKKGFACEEDASAAVNQFKKKLKFHEVKALETIEKPFYSHPGRPKAGEEPQGYYYYPQITLEQSEALILPYKNQTGRFILATNHLDPEMLSPFQALSFYKEQQGTERGFRFIKDPLFFASSVFLKSTSRIMALAFIMALSLLVYSLGQRKLRMALQQAEASVPNQKGKPTARPTLRWIFQGFQSIHVVLIDGVKSLIKLTEFQRLVLRFLGSHCQKYYCLS, from the coding sequence ATGAACTTAAAAGAACAAGAGATCGATGTCAAAGACATTGACCATTTAGGAATAATAGCAGGAATCATGGACGAAATGGATTTGGTTGGCTTAATCGACCAGCTAATTCCTCCCCATTCCCTCGAAAAGATTAGTGTTGGCATTGCCGTCAAAGCAATGGTCTTAAATTGCATGGGCTTTCTGACCAGCCCATTTTATCTATTCTCTCAATTTTTCGAGGGGAAAGCCGTTGAACACTTACTCGGAGAAGGAATTAAAGCAGAACACCTCAATGAGAGTCGTTTAGGGAGAACCTTAGATGAAATCTTTAAGTATGGAGTGAGCCAATTATTTGTCCAAATCGTGATGGTAGCCGTAAAAGTGTTTGGGGTTGAAATCACAAGCGGCCATGCCGACACCACCAGCTTATCCGTAGAAGGGGAATACAAGGACGGAGTTTTGCGAGAAGCAGAAGAGGAAGAGGGGGAAGAGGGGGAAAAAGGGGAGAAAGGGGACAAAGCGGAAGAAGACGATGGTCTAAAACCCATTAAAGTCAAGGAGGGCTATTCACGAGACCATCGACCCGACTTAAAGCAAATCATGATGGGATTAGTGACCAATGGGGCAGAAGGGATCCCCTTGATGATGGCCGTCAGAGATGGGAACGAAGCTGATGGCAAACATTTACATTGGATCATGAAACAGTTCATCAAGTTATGGGATGGGAACCAGATGAACTTTTTTGTCATGGACAGTGCAGGATATACCCCAGACAACGTGAAGACAGATTGGGGGATGATGAATTGGATTGTCAGAGTTCCCGCTACAATCAAAGAAGCAAAGAAATGGCTGCAAGGCTCAAAAGAGCAAGAGTTTGTTGAAGACCAGAATGACAAACGATATAAACTGCTGAGCGTGACCAGCGACTACTTAGGAATCACGCAGAGGTGGTTTATCGTCCAAAGCGAGCCAAGACGAAAAGAGGACCTGAAGAAATTAGAGCGGGATATTGCAAAAGAGAAAGAGAGAAAGCTGAAAGAGTTTGCCCAAGCAACTAAGAAGGGATTTGCTTGTGAAGAGGATGCATCAGCAGCAGTGAATCAGTTCAAAAAGAAACTGAAATTTCATGAAGTCAAGGCATTAGAAACCATAGAAAAACCCTTTTATAGTCATCCAGGTAGACCGAAAGCAGGTGAAGAACCTCAAGGATATTACTATTATCCTCAAATCACATTAGAGCAATCAGAGGCATTGATTTTACCTTACAAGAATCAAACAGGGCGGTTTATTTTAGCGACGAATCATCTTGACCCGGAAATGTTGTCTCCGTTTCAAGCTTTATCCTTTTATAAAGAGCAACAAGGAACAGAAAGAGGGTTTCGGTTTATCAAAGACCCTTTGTTTTTTGCTTCTAGTGTTTTTCTCAAAAGTACGAGTCGAATAATGGCTCTGGCTTTTATTATGGCTCTGTCTTTACTGGTATATTCGTTGGGACAACGAAAGCTTCGCATGGCACTACAACAAGCTGAAGCTTCTGTGCCCAATCAAAAAGGGAAGCCGACTGCTCGACCGACTTTACGATGGATTTTTCAGGGTTTTCAATCGATTCATGTAGTCTTGATAGATGGGGTCAAGTCTTTGATTAAATTGACTGAATTTCAACGTCTAGTCTTGAGATTTTTGGGAAGCCACTGTCAAAAATACTATTGCTTGAGTTGA